From the Oceanivirga salmonicida genome, the window ACAGGATTTACATAATGGAAAAGAGGTTCATATATACCAAAGAAAACTAACCCTATTCCCATTCCTGCAGAAAATAGCATTGCAAACCATGAAATATTACTATATTCAGGTTTAGAATCATCTGGACCTAATTTTATATTTTTATATTTACTAAAATATGCTATCCAAACAGCAAATACTATAAAACATGTCATTGCTATAGTATAAAACCAACCAAAATTACGAACTATTCCTTTTAAAAGGACATTTCCCAATGTTTCAAAATTTGCTGGGAATATAAGTCCATATAATGCGACAATAGCTATAATTGAGACTGAAATTATATAAACTGAATTGTCTTTTATTTTTTCACTCATATATCTTTGCATGATTAATTTGTTTTTAAAATTATTCTATTAAATCATACATCTCCTTTTCTTAAAATTTTTTAATTTATTTACATTCAACTATTTATTATCAATTTAAATATTATATATTAGAATATGTACCGTTAAACTAGATACAAGTGTAAGATTATGTTTAAAGAAAGTTCTAAGGTACATATTCTTTATTTTTTTATTAATTTTACATGACACGTGGAATAATATTATCAATTACTGACAAATCTATAGTTTTAAAATCTTCAGCAATTCTTTGTTCATAATTCTTAGGTGTATGCGATATTTCTTGCCACTGTTTAAAAATTTCTATACATTTTTCTATTAGTAGTATATCTTTCATGTTATCTTCTTTATCACTCTTAGGGTAAACCATTACAGATCTGTAAGGTGTTTGATTTGGTTTCAAACTTGAAGCCTGAGGGTGTGTAAGAAGAATATGTCTATCATAAACAAAATTTCTTGCTTTAATTAGAACTTCCTCATATGTTCTAACAAAGATACATTGTAATGTATCTTTATATTTCTCATAAACTTTGTCATTATTAGTAATAAGTATTACTTTTTCAATATTCCACATAAAGTTCCTTTCTTAAATTATGTATTTATCTTAACTGTTTTTCTTGCTTCTAAAAATACTGATATCTTTCCAAAGCATAAAGAAAAGAAGTAGTGCACCTACATAACCATTTAAAACGTATATTATATTTACTAATACTCTAAATGGAAGATATAGTCCTACAATTAAACCTATCAAACCAAGTGCTATAGTAAGTAATCTAAATTTAGATGTTCCCTCATCTGAAAATCTTGATACTGGATTATAAAGTAAAGGCACAGCAGTTGTATATATTCCAGCAAATACTACCATTGCGAATATAGATGAAAAAGGTCTCCAAATTTTTGTAGCAAGTATAAGGTTAGGAATAGCTGCATTCCATACATATACACCATTTTCGCTTGTATTTATATTTGCAATTTGTGCAAATGAAACAAGTGCTATAGCTATACATATTGCCAATGTTCCACCTATTATACCGTATTGTAAATCTTTTTTATTATTTTTAATGGCAAGAGCAGAAGTAAAACTTGCAAACCATAAAAGAACAAATCCTGCATAAGATAATCCAGATATAAGCCAATTAGCACCTGCATTTTTAATACTTTCACCTGCTTTAGCCCCTTCGTAAGCTGAATTTTTTATAATTTCTAAACCACTAGAAATATTAGATCCATCTCTTACAAAAGTAATAAGCCCAATAGTAATACATAATACCACTACTATAGGACCAACAATACCTATAGCATCTACTAGTGAATTCAATCCTCCAACAACAGTTATAACTGTCATGACAGTTAATATGGTTGCTCCCATCCAAATTGGTAATCCATATTCCTGATTAAGTGTTGAAGCTGCTCCACCAACCATTACCCAAAATGACATATAACAAAATGAAGTTGAGTAGTAATCATAAAATCCCCCTATATAATCACCACAATAATATCTATATATGTCATTGGCTTTTGCAAATTTTTGTTCAGAACCCGCTTTAGCAAAACTAAAATTGTAATATAAAAATGTTATCATAAAAACTGCTATTACTAAGAAATTTTTCATTCCATAAGCAGTGTAATATTGTATTATCTCCTGCCCTGTTGCAAATCCCGAACCGATAGTAAATGCAATAACTGCTCCTGCAAGTATTATAACTCTTTTCCAGTTTATTAAATTTTTATTATCTCCCATATATCGATTCCTCCTATTATTTTTTAATTTAAAATATTAAAAGTTATCTTTTTCGAAAACAGTTTGCTCTGTAACTGGAGTTTGTAATACTTTAAGAGCTCTTCTTAACATACGTTTACGTATTTTCTTAGAATCTTCTTCTCCTTGTGTAGGATCTCCAAGAGGATATGGTATTCCCACACCTGGTATTATTCTGTTAGCACCTATTGTAAGTGAAATTGGAACTACTGTCGCCATATGAACTACAGGTATTCCGTATTTTTCTATTCCTTTTACCATTGTTGCACCGCAACGTGTACAAGTACCTCAAGTGCTGACAAGAATAACAGCATCTACATGTTCATCAATAAGTTTTTGTCCTATTTCAGTTCCAAATTTAGCAGCTGAACCTGTAGCTGTTCCTGTTCCTGTTGTAGCATAGAATGTGTTATATAATTCTCCAAATTCTCCATCTCTTTCCATTTCTCTTAATACATCAAGAGGAACTACAAGGTTAGGATTTTCCATAACAAATTGACGGTCATATCCACCATGAATTGTAGTGAAATCTTTTGATGATAATTCACTAAGACCTTCTATAGAATAAGCACCGTATTTTGTAGCATTTGAAGATTCTATATGATCTGGATTTCCTGTAGGAACAACTCCACCTGAAGTTACTATAGCTATTTTAGCTTTTGTAATATCTTTAACAGGATCTGCAGGAGCTACTCTATCAAACTTAGGCATAGGAAGATCTGTTTCAAAAGGTTCTCCCTTCATTTTCTTAACAAGCATTTTTACAGCTCTTGCTGAAGCTCTTTCATCTGCAAAATAATTAACTCTAATTCCTCTTTCATGGTATCCTTCAATTGAAGGACCTAATATTTCTTCACCTGTTGCCATTTTCTTAACAAGGTTAGAAACAATTTTTATAGAATTTTTCATATCAGCTGCAGAATTTTTAGTTTTAACTATAATAACATCTTTACGGAACATGTCTACTCCTGGATTTTCTTCATATTCAGCAGTAATAACAGGTATTCCTAATTTTTCATCTACAGCTTTACATATAGTTCCACAAGCAACTCCATAACGTCCCGCATTAAATGCAGGCCCTGCTACAAAGACATCAGGATTGAATTTTTTAACCATTTGTAAAATAGTTTCAGTAGCTTCTTCTAAGTTTTCACCGAAATAATTATCACCACATATAATTGTAGCAACTATTTCGTAATCATCACCTAATTCAGTTTGTAATGCTAATCCTGGACCTATAGCCACACCTTCTCTTAATTCAGGTTTATGACCAGCTTTTTCTTCTCCACCAATACCAGCAAAAAATTGATTTATATAATGTACTACTTTATATTTTTTCATAATTCCATCCTCCTTAATATCCTCTTGCAGCAAGACGATTAAATCCATTTGCTATTGTAGATGCTATTATAATTTGAATTTCGGCTTCAAATGAGCCATCTTCATTAACACAACCTGCCCATCCACCGATTTGATTTTCTATATATTCCATAGTTCCTATTATTTTATCCATAGCTGGGAATTGTAAAGTTGCATTTCCTTGACCACATGATGCAAGTGCAGTTGCTTCTTCACAAGTATCAGCAAGTGATTGAGATTTTCCATCTTTACCTGGAAATTCATCTGTTACAATAACTACTTTAATTCCTTTTCTTTCAACCTTACCACAGTTCATCATAAGGTCTGTATCTGGGTTACCATAACCTTCTTCTGTTACGATTACTCCATCAAGTCCCATCCATTTAGCAAGTTTTGCAACCATATCTGAATGACGTTCTTTATCTGCAAGGAATACATTTTCATTTGTTAAAATAACTCCCATGAAATTTATATCTTTACCGTGATGTTTATAGCAATCTTCAATAACTGGATTATGGAAATGATGGTATGTAGTAACTTTATCACATGGAGCAACACAGTTACCTGAAACTATTGCACCATCCATAATTTCTGTAGGATACATATATGTTGGAACAAATTCTTTAGCGTCTACTCCATAATAATAAGTATCATGTAATAATCCTTGAGACTGTAGCATATGAACATATCCTACTTTAGGAAGATCTGGGTACATAGCCGCTTGTTCAAATATAGGTTTTGTTTCATATACTTCTATAGTATCTGGTTCAAGGTTTCTTGCTGTTTCACCTAAAAACGCAGCTACTTTAAGCCCTGCTATACGACCTGCTTTTTCATACACATGTGTTTCTAATCCTTCTTTAGGTTCTATAACTACACAAATATTTACTGTTTGAGAGAAAGGAGTATAATCTGCTGCAGGACCACTCATATCTATTACACCTTCTTGGAATCCTACTATTCGACCTACAGTAACTACACAGCATCCATCAAGTGAATGAGTTCTTCCTTCACCAACTGTTGGACTAACTTTCCCTATTATTCCTGGGAACATTTCCCCACCACCACTTACTTTAACACGTGGTTCTATAACATCTTTTACAGGTGTTATTCTTGTTTTATCTCCTGGTCTTGCTATTTCAAGTTTACAATCTATAAGTTTATCATCTTCTAAAACCAGTTTTTCAACTTCTTCTTTATTTACATAAAGAACATGATCTTTGACATAAGTTTTATCTGCAAACTGTATATCATTTATTTTGATTTTACCTAACTCTAACTTCATTTAATATTACCTCCTTTAGTAATATATTCATAATTAAAAGTAGCAAGATTTTAACGCAAAGACTTTAGCTTTACTAAATCAATAATCTTATTACCACAGACTTAACTAACTACCGCAGTAGTTATTATGTATAGCAGTAGTTATTATGTACATAAGAACCCAGCTTATCCCTCCTTTTTTCTCTTTTTATTTATTGTATCTAAATTTGATAAACTTTTTACACTTTTTACATTTTCGTAAAATATTTAAATTACTCAATCTTTATAATCGTAGTTTACATCTCCTTCTGCATACTTTTTATTGTAATCTTTTAGTAATGTTTTAACTTCAAATGATAACCAAGCAACAGCTATTAAGTTTGGAAGAACCATTAAACTATTGAATATATCAGCTAATGACCATACTATCTCTACTTCTTGTAATGATCCTGCTATTATACAGATTATTACTATTATTCTATATGGCATTAAAGCAGATTTACCAAATAAGTATTTAATGTTAGATTCTCCAAAATAATACCAACCTATTATAGTTGTAAAAGCAAAAAATGCAAGACAAACTGCTAATAGAATTGCTCCAAATTCACCAAATGCTATTTTGAAAGCACCTTGTGTTAATTGAGCACCTTTAAGATATTGTCCATTAACATCTGTGACATTATATGCTCCTGTTACTAAAATAGATAAAGCTGTTGCAGAACAAACTACTGCTGTATCTATAAACACTCCTACTATTGCTGTTAACCCTTGTTCAGCTGGATGTTTAACGTGTGCTACTGCATGGGCATGTGGTGTAGAACCCATTCCTGCTTCATTAGAGAATAATCCTCTTGCAACACCTTTTTGAACTGCTGCTTTTACTACTGTTCCTGCAATACCACCTGCTACTGCACTAGGTGCAAAAGCACTTCTTATTATCCAAGCAAATGTAGGAATTATTTGATTATGGAATATAATTAAAATTATAATACTAACAAATATATATACTGCCGCCATAATTGGAACTACTAATTCAGCAAATTTTGCAATTCTTTTCATACCACCAATAAAGATTAATGCTGCTAGAAAAGCAACTATTACTCCTATTATTCCGCCATTTATATTTTCTAATCCACTTATTCCTTTAATTCCTGCTGCAATAGAATTTGATTGAACTGCATTTCCCATAAATCCTAATGCTAAAATTATTGATATAGCAAAAAAGCCAGCTAAAAATTTACCTATTATTCCTGTTTTTTTCAAACCATAATGTATATAATATGCTGGTCCACCAACTAATTCGCCATTAATTTTAGATCTATATTTTTGAGCTAAACAAGCTTCGGCAAAGATAGTCCCCATACCAAGAAAGGCCGCAATCCACATCCAGAAAATTGCCCCTGGTCCTCCTGCAGTTATTGCTGTTGCAACTCCTGCTACATTCCCAGTTCCTACTTGTGCTGCAATAGCAGTAGCAAGAGCTTGGAATGAAGTCATCGAACCTTCTTTTTTAGTAATTTGTTTCTTAAATACCATTTTAAATGCTCTTGAAAATTTAGTTACTTGTGGAAATCCTAACATAATACTTAAAAATAATCCTACACCTAATAATCCCCACATTAAGATATTACTGGCAATGAAATTATTTATTGTATTTATTAATTTTATCAACTCTTCATAACCCATATTTTTTACTCCTTAAATTCATATATAAAAAAACGGTAGTTTTAAATTTTTAATATTTACTAAAACTTACGTTTTTCCGTTTAGTTTTATGTGTAAATATCAATATAGTAAAATTTCTCAACTACCGTAAGTTTATATAGAAATATTGTTATTTTTTTAACTAATATATTCGTAAAAAATGTTCAAATCAATAACTTGTTTTTTTTTACGATAACAATCCTTCTGATTTTAAAATTTCTTTTGATTTTTCTTTATTTTCTTTACTTACAAGAATAATAGGACCTGTGCATCCCATACCACTTTCAGCATAAATATTATGTTTCCATAATAATTTTGCAGCATCTTCTAAATCCATGATATCAACACCTGAAATTTGTGAAGTTACTACTTCTTTTTCGGGCATTTTTATTTCTTCAGAAGGTTTTGTTTCTTGTTTTTTATTTTTTAATTCAGAAAAAATTTTATCTAAACCTGCATCTTGTGCTTTTTTATACTCTTGTCTAGCCTTTTCATCAACTTTTCCTATAGCAATTTCATAACCATATTTAAGAGCTTTTGCAACAACAGGCGAACCTGATGCTCTTGATAAAATTAAAATTCTTCTATCATAATCTTCGCCTACTCCTGGACCATAACCATATCCTTGTGCTTCATAATCTCCACCTGTTGTGTATGAAGAAAATATCTTCATGAAAAGATTTCCAGTCAATGAATCTGTTACCATTACATCAGGAGTACCCATTAATAAATCATTTCCTCTCATTACAGATCCACCGTCTGCTCTTTGAGATTCAGAGAATTTAAAATCATACCCATTTTTTTGAAGTTCTAATAATATTTTTTCAGTTTGTCTTGCACCTTCTATGTTTATAATTCCAACTGTTGGTTTACATATACCAACTGATTTAGCAGTTGCTATTCCATATATGGCATTTCTAACCATCGCTTCTACTCTATCAGTTGCTGATGTACCAGTAGTAGTTGCTATAAACATTTCTTTTCCTTTTCCAGGAGTTATTACTCTACCTACTGTAGAAACTCCTATAGGGAAATTATAGTGCATTGTAACACATGAAGATATTTCACCTTTATCTAAAAGTTCTTCCATTATTTTATGTGCTTCTTCTTCTGAACTAGTTTCATAACTTTCAAAATCTTCATGACCTTTTCCTATTAAAACTATATCAAACAAATCATTTTTTGCAAATTTTGCACCTTTTATAATATTATCAACTCCGTGTTCACTACCTAAAGTTGTTACTCCTACTTTTATTTTTTTACCGAAGTTTCCTGTTTCAATAGCATCTGCTACTTCCATAAGAACTTCTGAAATTATTTTTTTGCTCATAATCTCACACCCCTACTCTTCTGTAATATTCTGAGCAAGTTTTCTAATTGATTCCGCTATTATTTTTCTAATTTCTTCCTTAGATACTGTGCCTTCTTCATCTTTTATACCTGTATTTCTTTCAGCTATAAATGATACACCATCAAATAAATTTGTCATTCTTCCTAAGAATAAACTTCCTTTACCAATAATCATGGCTCTATTTTTATTTCCAGTTGTCAAATCATCACATAAAAATCCTATATATGGAACACCTGATGGTATATGACCTTGTGTTGGAGCCCAACCTGGTAATCCTTTATTTTCTATGAATGATTTTAATTCTGTTCTTTCCATTTCTTTACGAAGTACAGCTAAAGCACCTATCATCTTGTAGTTTGCTTCTGGAACATTTCCTGCTCCTGCTGACATTGTTATATCAGGATTTTGCATTTCTACTGAATAAACGTCTACGTCAGTTATTTTTAATTTTGCCTTATCTAATCCTGGAGTTACCAATGCAGATATAACTGCTTGTGGTGAAGAACCAGTTCCAACATTATGTTTACCTACTAAATCAGTTCTAATTATTGGACTAACTCCGTCATTTTCAGAAATAAGGACTGCAAATCCTCCAAGTACGTCTTCTAATACTGGTATTCCTTTTTTAACATGATCTTTTGCATTCATTCCAAGTTTTGCAGTTGCTCCTCCTGCAACTACCATAACATTTTTATAAACTCCTGCTTTAACTAATGATGCTGCACTTATTAATGCATGAGTTGGAGCTGCACAGAAACCTCTTAAATCAGAACCTGAAGCATTTACTAAATTAACTACTTCTGCTATGGCTTTGGCAAAGTTTCCTCCTCCACGTTGATTTACGTCTCCACATGCTTCTTCAGAACATTCTATAACATAATCTATATCTTGTGGATTTATTTTTGAAGATTTTAAAAGTTCTAATGCTGATATTACACCTGATGCTTTTACAACAATATTTTCAAACATTACGTGTGAATTAAGGTTAGGATCTACATCATGTGCTCTTTTAACATAACCAACAACTTTTCCATTATGTATCAATGCTTGATCAGCATCACTCATATCACTTATATCTGAACCTTTTAATTGTCCAAATAAATGTGATAATTCTTTAAAATTCTTTTCCAATTTTGGAGATACTTCATTTATAAATTCATCTGATAATTTTACTAAATCAAAACTATCTGACAATTTCATTATTGCCAAAAATTCATCTTGTGGAACTATTTGACCAAATTTACCGTAACGATCTCCTTTTTGATCTTTTATATCATACCAAGGTAATGGATAAGTACCCAATTCTTCTGGAGTCTTTCTTCCTATATATACTTGATTTGGTAAATAATCAACCACTTCTTCATATGTTCTGATATGTTTTTTTACATTTTGTAAAAATTCCGAACCAGGATTTGTTATTCTCTCTATCGAACATGTTGAACCACTTTCAATCATATCCGGAGTATGAACTAAAACATATCCTGCTCCTTTAAATACTGGATAATTCATATTTATATTTAGGAAAGGGGGTTACCCTTTCCTATCTCCTTTCTGGATTATATGATTTAATTTTCAAACACTGTTTGACAACTTACTTCTGTTGTCAACGCTTTTAATGCCTTATTAACTAATTTTCTTCTTAATTTCTTTTCATCAGCTTTATCTAATTTTGGATTACCTAATGGATGAGGTATCGCAATAGCAGGAACAATTCTATTTGCTCCAACAGTTAGAGAAATTGGTACAACTGTACACATATGAACAACAGGTATTCCAGCTCTCTCTATTTCTTTTGCCATCGTTGCACCGCAACGAGTACAAGTACCTCATGTAGATGTTAAAATAACTGCATCTACCCCAGCAGATACTAATTTAGCACCAATTTCTTTTGCAAATGCTTTTGCATTAGCAACTGCAGTACCATTACCTACTGTTGTGTAGAATTTATCATGTAATTCTCCTATTACACCTTCTTTTACTAAATCACGCATTACATCTACTGGTAATACACGATCTGCATCTAAATTAGCATAAACAGGATCATACCCACCATGTGCTGTTTCATGAGTTTGCTCAGTTAAATCATCAAATCCTTTCAAGCAATATTCACCATATTTTGATGCAGAAGAAGATTCAATATGATCAGGATTAGTCTTAGGTACAATACCTCCTGATGTTACTAAAGCAATTTTTGCTTTAGATAAATCTTTAACTGCTTTATTTGGCTCAACACGGTCAAAATTAGGCATAGGATATTCTGTTTCAAAAGATTCTCCTTTTATTTTCTTTATAAGCATATCTACTGCACGTTTTGAACCTGTTTCTTTATGGAAGAAATTAACTCTTACACCTTTTGGTATATAACCATCTTCTTTTGGAGAAAGTATTTCTTCACCTTTATATAATTTTTTAGCAAAATTAGCCAACTTAGGTAAAACTTTTCTCATACCTGCTGCACTATCAGATGCTTCTACTATATATATATCTTTTTTATATAAATCAACACCTGGATTTTCAACATACATCGCAGTTACAGAAGGTATATTCAATTTATCTTGAACAAGTTTAGTAATAGTTCCCGCAGCAACTCCATAACGACCTGCATTAAATGCTGGACCCGCAATAAATAATTGAGGATTCATATCTTTTATCATTTCAAGTAAAGTAACTTGTGCTTTTTCAAGATTTTCATTGAAATAGCTGTCACCACATACTACTGTAGCTACTATTTCAAATTCTTCTCCCAAT encodes:
- a CDS encoding GrdX family protein, whose protein sequence is MWNIEKVILITNNDKVYEKYKDTLQCIFVRTYEEVLIKARNFVYDRHILLTHPQASSLKPNQTPYRSVMVYPKSDKEDNMKDILLIEKCIEIFKQWQEISHTPKNYEQRIAEDFKTIDLSVIDNIIPRVM
- the grdB gene encoding glycine reductase complex selenoprotein B; the protein is MYKVKVVHYINQFFAGVGGEEKAHIEPELRKELPPISQQLQSQLGEEFEIVATVVCGDSYFNENLEKAQVTLLEMIKDMNPQLFIAGPAFNAGRYGVAAGTITKLVQDKLNIPSVTAMYVENPGVDLYKKDIYIVEASDSAAGMRKVLPKLANFAKKLYKGEEILSPKEDGYIPKGVRVNFFHKETGSKRAVDMLIKKIKGESFETEYPMPNFDRVEPNKAVKDLSKAKIALVTSGGIVPKTNPDHIESSSASKYGEYCLKGFDDLTEQTHETAHGGYDPVYANLDADRVLPVDVMRDLVKEGVIGELHDKFYTTVGNGTAVANAKAFAKEIGAKLVSAGVDAVILTSTUGTCTRCGATMAKEIERAGIPVVHMCTVVPISLTVGANRIVPAIAIPHPLGNPKLDKADEKKLRRKLVNKALKALTTEVSCQTVFEN
- a CDS encoding alanine/glycine:cation symporter family protein, with protein sequence MGYEELIKLINTINNFIASNILMWGLLGVGLFLSIMLGFPQVTKFSRAFKMVFKKQITKKEGSMTSFQALATAIAAQVGTGNVAGVATAITAGGPGAIFWMWIAAFLGMGTIFAEACLAQKYRSKINGELVGGPAYYIHYGLKKTGIIGKFLAGFFAISIILALGFMGNAVQSNSIAAGIKGISGLENINGGIIGVIVAFLAALIFIGGMKRIAKFAELVVPIMAAVYIFVSIIILIIFHNQIIPTFAWIIRSAFAPSAVAGGIAGTVVKAAVQKGVARGLFSNEAGMGSTPHAHAVAHVKHPAEQGLTAIVGVFIDTAVVCSATALSILVTGAYNVTDVNGQYLKGAQLTQGAFKIAFGEFGAILLAVCLAFFAFTTIIGWYYFGESNIKYLFGKSALMPYRIIVIICIIAGSLQEVEIVWSLADIFNSLMVLPNLIAVAWLSFEVKTLLKDYNKKYAEGDVNYDYKD
- the grdD gene encoding glycine/sarcosine/betaine reductase complex component C subunit alpha; its protein translation is MSKKIISEVLMEVADAIETGNFGKKIKVGVTTLGSEHGVDNIIKGAKFAKNDLFDIVLIGKGHEDFESYETSSEEEAHKIMEELLDKGEISSCVTMHYNFPIGVSTVGRVITPGKGKEMFIATTTGTSATDRVEAMVRNAIYGIATAKSVGICKPTVGIINIEGARQTEKILLELQKNGYDFKFSESQRADGGSVMRGNDLLMGTPDVMVTDSLTGNLFMKIFSSYTTGGDYEAQGYGYGPGVGEDYDRRILILSRASGSPVVAKALKYGYEIAIGKVDEKARQEYKKAQDAGLDKIFSELKNKKQETKPSEEIKMPEKEVVTSQISGVDIMDLEDAAKLLWKHNIYAESGMGCTGPIILVSKENKEKSKEILKSEGLLS
- the grdG gene encoding sarcosine reductase complex component B subunit alpha, with protein sequence MKLELGKIKINDIQFADKTYVKDHVLYVNKEEVEKLVLEDDKLIDCKLEIARPGDKTRITPVKDVIEPRVKVSGGGEMFPGIIGKVSPTVGEGRTHSLDGCCVVTVGRIVGFQEGVIDMSGPAADYTPFSQTVNICVVIEPKEGLETHVYEKAGRIAGLKVAAFLGETARNLEPDTIEVYETKPIFEQAAMYPDLPKVGYVHMLQSQGLLHDTYYYGVDAKEFVPTYMYPTEIMDGAIVSGNCVAPCDKVTTYHHFHNPVIEDCYKHHGKDINFMGVILTNENVFLADKERHSDMVAKLAKWMGLDGVIVTEEGYGNPDTDLMMNCGKVERKGIKVVIVTDEFPGKDGKSQSLADTCEEATALASCGQGNATLQFPAMDKIIGTMEYIENQIGGWAGCVNEDGSFEAEIQIIIASTIANGFNRLAARGY
- the grdC gene encoding glycine/sarcosine/betaine reductase complex component C subunit beta yields the protein MNYPVFKGAGYVLVHTPDMIESGSTCSIERITNPGSEFLQNVKKHIRTYEEVVDYLPNQVYIGRKTPEELGTYPLPWYDIKDQKGDRYGKFGQIVPQDEFLAIMKLSDSFDLVKLSDEFINEVSPKLEKNFKELSHLFGQLKGSDISDMSDADQALIHNGKVVGYVKRAHDVDPNLNSHVMFENIVVKASGVISALELLKSSKINPQDIDYVIECSEEACGDVNQRGGGNFAKAIAEVVNLVNASGSDLRGFCAAPTHALISAASLVKAGVYKNVMVVAGGATAKLGMNAKDHVKKGIPVLEDVLGGFAVLISENDGVSPIIRTDLVGKHNVGTGSSPQAVISALVTPGLDKAKLKITDVDVYSVEMQNPDITMSAGAGNVPEANYKMIGALAVLRKEMERTELKSFIENKGLPGWAPTQGHIPSGVPYIGFLCDDLTTGNKNRAMIIGKGSLFLGRMTNLFDGVSFIAERNTGIKDEEGTVSKEEIRKIIAESIRKLAQNITEE
- the grdF gene encoding sarcosine reductase complex component B subunit beta, with the translated sequence MKKYKVVHYINQFFAGIGGEEKAGHKPELREGVAIGPGLALQTELGDDYEIVATIICGDNYFGENLEEATETILQMVKKFNPDVFVAGPAFNAGRYGVACGTICKAVDEKLGIPVITAEYEENPGVDMFRKDVIIVKTKNSAADMKNSIKIVSNLVKKMATGEEILGPSIEGYHERGIRVNYFADERASARAVKMLVKKMKGEPFETDLPMPKFDRVAPADPVKDITKAKIAIVTSGGVVPTGNPDHIESSNATKYGAYSIEGLSELSSKDFTTIHGGYDRQFVMENPNLVVPLDVLREMERDGEFGELYNTFYATTGTGTATGSAAKFGTEIGQKLIDEHVDAVILVSTUGTCTRCGATMVKGIEKYGIPVVHMATVVPISLTIGANRIIPGVGIPYPLGDPTQGEEDSKKIRKRMLRRALKVLQTPVTEQTVFEKDNF
- a CDS encoding YkvI family membrane protein, with amino-acid sequence MGDNKNLINWKRVIILAGAVIAFTIGSGFATGQEIIQYYTAYGMKNFLVIAVFMITFLYYNFSFAKAGSEQKFAKANDIYRYYCGDYIGGFYDYYSTSFCYMSFWVMVGGAASTLNQEYGLPIWMGATILTVMTVITVVGGLNSLVDAIGIVGPIVVVLCITIGLITFVRDGSNISSGLEIIKNSAYEGAKAGESIKNAGANWLISGLSYAGFVLLWFASFTSALAIKNNKKDLQYGIIGGTLAICIAIALVSFAQIANINTSENGVYVWNAAIPNLILATKIWRPFSSIFAMVVFAGIYTTAVPLLYNPVSRFSDEGTSKFRLLTIALGLIGLIVGLYLPFRVLVNIIYVLNGYVGALLLFFMLWKDISIFRSKKNS